A part of Candidatus Bathyarchaeota archaeon genomic DNA contains:
- a CDS encoding glycosyltransferase — MVEASDMNIDVGVVKAYIDRPFVVVGIPAFNEEKTIAKVVLKALRFADKVVVCDDGSTDMTGEIAEKLGAEVIRHDRNLGYGAAIQSLFRRARELNADVLVTLDGDGQHDPCEIPNVVKPIVEGSADVVIGSRLVDECRAYTMPWYRRAGIKFITKMVNNGTRRPLKDAQSGFRAYSHEAIKKLSLTENGMGVSVEILVDADKKGLKIVEVPVSCSYSKDLDKSTRNPVSHGVDVVMSLIRLVVEERPLLFLGVPGIISLFLGTFFGVWMLQIYALERHIVTNLALASIAFTFIGLFALFTAVTLYAISRLTQKINRK, encoded by the coding sequence TTGGTTGAGGCTTCAGATATGAATATTGATGTTGGGGTTGTGAAGGCATACATAGACCGGCCTTTTGTTGTTGTTGGTATTCCAGCGTTTAATGAGGAGAAGACTATTGCTAAGGTTGTTTTGAAGGCTTTAAGGTTTGCTGATAAAGTTGTTGTTTGCGATGATGGTTCTACTGATATGACTGGTGAAATTGCGGAGAAGCTAGGGGCGGAAGTGATTAGGCATGATCGCAATTTGGGTTATGGAGCTGCAATTCAAAGCCTTTTCAGAAGAGCCAGAGAGCTTAACGCTGATGTTTTGGTAACTTTAGATGGTGATGGACAGCATGATCCATGCGAGATTCCAAACGTTGTGAAGCCAATTGTTGAGGGTTCTGCTGATGTGGTTATTGGTTCAAGGCTTGTCGATGAGTGTCGAGCATATACCATGCCGTGGTATAGGCGTGCTGGCATTAAGTTTATCACAAAAATGGTTAATAATGGCACGAGGCGTCCTTTAAAAGATGCCCAAAGCGGGTTCAGAGCCTATAGTCACGAAGCCATTAAAAAACTATCTTTAACGGAGAACGGTATGGGCGTGAGTGTTGAAATTCTAGTTGATGCTGATAAAAAGGGTTTAAAGATTGTTGAAGTTCCTGTGTCATGCAGTTATAGTAAGGATTTAGATAAAAGTACACGTAACCCTGTTAGTCACGGCGTTGACGTGGTTATGTCGCTTATTCGCTTGGTAGTTGAGGAGAGACCACTACTCTTCTTGGGTGTTCCTGGAATTATTTCACTATTTTTAGGCACATTTTTCGGAGTGTGGATGCTTCAGATTTACGCTTTAGAGCGGCATATAGTAACAAATCTTGCCCTGGCTTCAATTGCCTTCACATTTATCGGTTTATTCGCCCTGTTCACGGCTGTAACGCTGTATGCGATATCCAGATTAACGCAGAAAATCAACAGGAAGTAG
- a CDS encoding glycosyltransferase family 2 protein, which translates to MNPVYIVVVVVLIIVYVWVFYQIPVIAVGVKHLRLSSKRKQEKTLLAEEQLPKVSIVVPVKDEEKVVGRLLKALLKLDYPTDKIEILVVEDGSTDKTVEICEEYARRHPERVKLLHKPMSNGKPSALNFAFKYVKGEIVAVFDADNVPERDVLKKAVAYFNDPSVAAVQGKLCSLNADENMLTKLVSIEEVVWCEAYLRGKDVLGLFVHLKGTCQFIRREVLAKLGGFNEETLSEDMELSARLVENSYQIRYASDVCSWQETPSQVGQLFKQRTRWFRGTMQVAFKYGRLIAKPTKKSLDAELTLLGPFVLIASLICYLLAFYISFAAINLDALLQLLMYISAVGTSLTLMICGLALAYISKPRKLTNLLWLPFIYFYWSLQSFIALYALILMLLRKPQVWVKTEKKGIVTGAFAG; encoded by the coding sequence TTGAATCCCGTTTATATCGTAGTCGTGGTTGTTCTAATAATCGTCTACGTTTGGGTTTTTTACCAGATACCAGTCATAGCTGTTGGTGTAAAGCATCTGCGCCTTTCAAGCAAGAGAAAGCAGGAGAAGACGTTGCTCGCTGAGGAGCAATTGCCAAAGGTTTCGATAGTTGTTCCTGTGAAGGATGAGGAGAAGGTCGTGGGCAGGCTTCTTAAGGCCTTATTGAAGCTAGATTATCCGACTGATAAAATAGAAATCTTAGTTGTTGAGGATGGCTCTACCGACAAAACCGTTGAAATATGTGAAGAATACGCGAGGCGACATCCTGAACGGGTGAAACTCCTCCATAAGCCTATGTCGAACGGAAAGCCGTCCGCTTTAAATTTTGCCTTTAAGTATGTAAAAGGGGAAATTGTGGCAGTTTTTGATGCGGATAATGTCCCTGAACGTGATGTGCTGAAAAAGGCTGTTGCGTATTTTAATGATCCTTCAGTGGCAGCTGTGCAAGGTAAGCTTTGCAGTTTAAATGCTGATGAGAACATGTTGACAAAGCTTGTTTCCATTGAGGAGGTTGTATGGTGTGAAGCTTATTTAAGGGGAAAGGACGTTTTAGGCTTGTTTGTCCACCTGAAGGGAACCTGCCAGTTTATAAGACGGGAGGTTTTAGCGAAGCTGGGCGGTTTTAACGAGGAAACTTTGTCCGAGGATATGGAGTTATCGGCAAGGCTTGTTGAAAATAGTTACCAGATCAGGTATGCCTCTGACGTGTGTTCTTGGCAGGAAACACCATCCCAAGTGGGGCAACTTTTCAAACAGAGAACAAGATGGTTCAGGGGGACAATGCAAGTAGCCTTCAAATATGGAAGGCTGATAGCCAAGCCTACTAAAAAAAGCCTCGATGCCGAACTCACCCTTCTCGGTCCATTTGTACTTATAGCTTCTTTGATTTGTTACCTTTTAGCATTCTATATATCTTTTGCCGCCATCAACCTTGATGCCTTACTTCAGTTGCTGATGTATATTTCCGCCGTTGGAACAAGTCTTACGCTTATGATTTGCGGTTTGGCGTTAGCCTACATTTCAAAGCCTAGAAAATTGACTAATCTTCTTTGGCTACCATTCATATACTTTTACTGGAGTCTACAATCATTCATCGCATTATATGCGCTTATACTTATGCTTTTGCGTAAACCTCAGGTTTGGGTCAAGACGGAGAAAAAAGGGATAGTTACAGGTGCGTTTGCCGGTTAA